Genomic window (Dyadobacter fanqingshengii):
AGGCCTTCGATTCCAGCAACCGCAAACCTCAATGAGCTTAAAACCTGGACGAGCTTGTCGGACTCAGCCGTTTATTTTTCAGGAACCGCCAGATATGAAATTCACTTCGATTGTCCGGATAACGTGTTGAAAAGCGGGCTGAAAATCCTGGATCTTGGCGATGTAAGAGAAGTGGCGGCAGTTAAGCTGAATGGCAAGCCCATAGGAACAGCATGGAGCATTCCATTTCAATTAAGTATTTCTGACAAACTCAAAGCGAAGGATAATGTGCTCGAAATTGAAGTGACCAATCTTTCCGCCAACTACATGCGCCTCAGGGACACACAGAAACCCGATTGGAAAAAATTTCATGACATTAACATTGTCGATATCACTTACAAAAAGTTTGACGCGACAAAATGGGAACCTATGCCATCGGGTTTGTTGGGGCCGGTGAAGATCCTTTTTCGTTAAATGTTACTCCCAAAGCGGATAATGTTCCAGCTGGATCTGACTGCCAAAGAAAATGTTGGTGGATTGTTCGAAGGAAAGCGTGTAATCGGATACATAAAACGCTCGTTTGCCTGCTCCTTTTTCGTTCACCAGATAATGCTGTTCCAGCCAGGATTTCAATGAGAAAGCTACGATTTCAGAAGTGTCCAGAATTTCGACATTCCCATTGTAAAACTCCCCGATCTGATTTTTGATAAGCGGATAATGCGTACACCCCAGGATCAATGCTTGAATGTCAGAAAGCGAAGTGTCCGAAAGATAGCTTGTAATGATGCTCTCACTAATGTTATTATCAAAAAAGCCTTCCTCAATCATGGGCGCAAGCAATGGCGTTGCCAGCGATTTTAACTGGATATTCTTTCCCAAAGCATCCACCTTCTTTTTATAAACATTGGAAAGAACCGTTTGTTTGGTTCCAATAAGCCCAATTGTCTTGCCGTCGTAATGCTCCTTAATGTAGTCAACCACGGGATCAATCACATTTAAAACCTTTGCCTTACTTCCCACATATTCCCTAACAAGCTCATAAGCAGCCGCAGAAGCTGAATTACAGGCAATGAGGATCAGCTTGCAATTTTGCTGCAAAAGCATATTGCAGATTTTAATAGAATATGCCTGAATCGCAGCCGTGGATTTATCGCCATAAGGAAGATGCGCCGTGTCACCGAAATAGATTGTATTCTCCTGAGGCAGAAGCCTGGTCACTGCACTGGCAACGGTCATTCCGCCAATGCCACTATCAAAAATCCCAATCGGCGCAGAAGAATCGAACATAATGGATGGAGTAAATCTTTTTGGTTAAGAGATATTTGATCCAAAACTAAATGAACGGCCGGAATAACTTTTTAAAAATTAAATCAATTCGTAAATTTTTTTGAGAACTGATGCAACCTCACGATCAGGAATGAGCATCTTGCTACTGAAACCACCAAATGAATGGGTCGACTTTTATCACTTTTTAGTAACGAGGCACAGCTCATCAAAGCGCTCAGGAAAGAAGATCCGAAGGCTCAGCGACAGTTGTACGATAAA
Coding sequences:
- the murI gene encoding glutamate racemase is translated as MFDSSAPIGIFDSGIGGMTVASAVTRLLPQENTIYFGDTAHLPYGDKSTAAIQAYSIKICNMLLQQNCKLILIACNSASAAAYELVREYVGSKAKVLNVIDPVVDYIKEHYDGKTIGLIGTKQTVLSNVYKKKVDALGKNIQLKSLATPLLAPMIEEGFFDNNISESIITSYLSDTSLSDIQALILGCTHYPLIKNQIGEFYNGNVEILDTSEIVAFSLKSWLEQHYLVNEKGAGKRAFYVSDYTLSFEQSTNIFFGSQIQLEHYPLWE